The following coding sequences are from one Chloroflexota bacterium window:
- a CDS encoding glycosyltransferase family 2 protein — MLSISAVLPAYNEEQVIAKSVAAMVETFESLDADYEIIVVNDGSRDRTGEILTQLGQENPRVRMVAHQTNQGYGAALWTGFTSARKDLVFLTDGDKQFDVDELKLLLPLLDGADLVIGWRRHRADPPMRLLNAWGWKQLVNLLFGYTARDIDCAFKLFRRSILERVEVFSRGATFSAEFLIKARRLGYVVRERDVSHYPRPAGVATGAKPAVIIRAFRELIRLRLNLDAELSRVPPRHQPSRPSA; from the coding sequence GTGCTGAGCATCTCGGCAGTGCTGCCAGCGTACAACGAAGAGCAGGTGATCGCGAAGAGCGTCGCCGCGATGGTCGAGACCTTCGAGTCGCTCGACGCCGACTACGAGATCATCGTCGTCAACGATGGCAGCCGCGACCGTACCGGTGAGATTCTCACGCAGCTCGGCCAGGAGAACCCGCGTGTTCGGATGGTGGCGCACCAGACGAACCAGGGGTATGGCGCCGCGCTCTGGACCGGCTTCACCAGCGCCCGCAAGGATCTCGTCTTCCTGACCGACGGCGATAAGCAGTTTGACGTGGACGAGCTGAAGCTGCTGCTGCCGCTGCTCGACGGCGCAGACCTCGTCATCGGCTGGCGGCGCCATCGGGCCGATCCGCCGATGCGGCTGCTGAACGCCTGGGGCTGGAAGCAGCTGGTCAATCTGCTGTTCGGCTACACCGCCCGCGATATCGACTGCGCCTTCAAGCTGTTCCGCCGCTCGATCCTCGAGCGTGTCGAGGTGTTCTCGCGCGGGGCCACGTTCAGCGCCGAGTTTCTGATCAAGGCCCGGCGGCTGGGGTACGTGGTCCGCGAGCGCGATGTCAGCCACTATCCGCGCCCCGCCGGGGTGGCGACGGGCGCGAAGCCGGCCGTCATCATCCGGGCGTTCCGCGAGCTGATCCGCCTGCGTCTGAACCTGGACGCCGAGCTGTCACGGGTGCCCCCCCGCCACCAGCCGAGCCGCCCGAGCGCCTAG